In candidate division KSB1 bacterium, the sequence AACGCTGGATGAGTATCGCAAATACATCGAAAAAGATGCCGCCCTGGAGCGGCGGTTCCAGCCGATTTTGGTACAGGAACCGAGCGTTCAGGACACCATCTCCATTCTGCGCGGTCTGAAGGAACGGTACGAAGTGCACCACGGTGTTCGCATTCAGGACAGCGCGATTGTGGCGGCTGCGACCCTTTCCGACCGCTACATTGCCGACCGCTTCCTGCCGGATAAAGCCATCGATTTAATCGACGAGGCCGCTTCACGGCTGCGCATCGAGATCGACAGCATGCCGGCTGAGCTGGACGAAGTGGAGCGCAAGTACAAACAGCTGGAAATCGAGCGCGAGGCGCTCAAGCGCGAAAAGGATGAAGCCTCGAAAAAGCGCTTGGAGGATTTGAACAAAGAGATCGCAGAGTTGGAAGAGACGCGTCGTGAGCTGCGCGCGCATTGGGAGCTTGAGCGGCAGACCATCTCGCAGATCCGCTCGCTCAAAGAACAGATCGAGACGGCGCGCAACGAGGCGGCAAAAGCCGAGCGCGAGGGCGACTTGGCGCGGGCTGCCGAGCTCAAATACGGGCGTCTGGTCGAACTGGACAAGCAGCTGCAGGAGCTGAACCGCAGGCTGCAGGAGATCCAAAAAGACCGCAAGATGCTCAAAGAAGAGGTCGATGAAGAAGACATTGCCGAAGTGGTTACCAAATGGACCGGCATCCCGGTCAACCGCATCCTGGAGGGTGAGCGGGAAAAGCTGGTGAAAATCGAGGAGAGAATCCATCAACGGATGGTCAATCAGGACGAGGCGGTCGAAGCGGTGGCCAACGCGGTGCGGCGGTCCCGCGCCGGTCTGCAGGACAGCTCACGACCGATCGGCTCTTTTATATTTCTGGGATCAACCGGCGTCGGCAAGACCGAGCTGGCGCGTTCTTTGGCCGAGGTGCTGTTCGACGATGAACATGCCATGATCCGCATCGACATGTCCGAGTACATGGAGCGGCACGCGGTGTCGCGGCTGATCGGTGCGCCGCCGGGTTATGTCGGCTATGAAGAGGGCGGTCAATTGACGGAAGCGGTTCGCCGCCGTCCCTATTCGGTGATTCTGCTCGATGAGATCGAAAAGGCACATCCGGAGGTGTTCAACATCCTCCTGCAGGTGCTCGACGACGGTCGGCTCACCGACAATAAGGGACGAACCGTCAATTTCAAGAACACGATCATCATCATGACCTCCAACATCGGCGCGCAGTACATCATGGAGCGTACGCAGAATCTGACCGAAGCGAACCGCGAGCGCATCCACGAAGAGATAACGCGCGAGGTCTTCGGCCTGCTGCGGCAGACGCTGAGGCCTGAATTTCTCAACCGCATCGACGACATCATCGTCTTCCATGCGCTGGGCAAGGAGGAAATACGGCAGATCGTCAAGCTGCAGATTCGGCATGTCGAAAAACTGCTGGCCGACAAGCAGCTGAAGCTTGAGTTGACGCCGGAAGCCGAAGAGTATCTCATCGAAAACGGCTACGATCCGGCATTCGGCGCGCGGCCGTTGAAGCGCCTGATTCAGAAAGCGGTCATCAACCCCTTGGCGCTCAAACTGTTGGAAGGCCGCTACCAGCCCGGCGATACGGTGCGGATCGTCAAAAGGGAAAATTCCCTTGATTTTGAGTGAAAAAAGGGATAGATTGGCCGCTCAAACGGGAACTTGATTTGGGGGGACAACGTTAAAGCGGCGTTAAAATTCAATGGAGGAAAAGGTCTATGAAAAAAGCCTTCGCCCTTTTCGGCGTGATGACGATTTGTGCGGGGATTGTATTGG encodes:
- a CDS encoding AAA family ATPase, with product TLDEYRKYIEKDAALERRFQPILVQEPSVQDTISILRGLKERYEVHHGVRIQDSAIVAAATLSDRYIADRFLPDKAIDLIDEAASRLRIEIDSMPAELDEVERKYKQLEIEREALKREKDEASKKRLEDLNKEIAELEETRRELRAHWELERQTISQIRSLKEQIETARNEAAKAEREGDLARAAELKYGRLVELDKQLQELNRRLQEIQKDRKMLKEEVDEEDIAEVVTKWTGIPVNRILEGEREKLVKIEERIHQRMVNQDEAVEAVANAVRRSRAGLQDSSRPIGSFIFLGSTGVGKTELARSLAEVLFDDEHAMIRIDMSEYMERHAVSRLIGAPPGYVGYEEGGQLTEAVRRRPYSVILLDEIEKAHPEVFNILLQVLDDGRLTDNKGRTVNFKNTIIIMTSNIGAQYIMERTQNLTEANRERIHEEITREVFGLLRQTLRPEFLNRIDDIIVFHALGKEEIRQIVKLQIRHVEKLLADKQLKLELTPEAEEYLIENGYDPAFGARPLKRLIQKAVINPLALKLLEGRYQPGDTVRIVKRENSLDFE